One region of Candidatus Rhodoblastus alkanivorans genomic DNA includes:
- a CDS encoding ArdC family protein has product MSKSAANSRFGKDRTDLYSEITDKIVAELAAGRAPWVQPWGTAAGMAPLGMPKNAATDRRYTGINVLILWGAVIEHGFTGQSWLTFRQALSLGGHVRKGERGTTVVYADRFTPEDERRKASETGDEARSIAFLKRFTVFNVAQCEGLPEELTAAAPPVETDLVLPQVEALIRATGLDFRIGGDRAFYQPRLDYVQVPPPQAYFEPINWHRTALHEVSHASGHLSRLNRDLSGSFGSKKYAFEELIAEISAAFLCASLGIVPTVRHADYIGSWLEVLHDDNKAIVRAASAASKAADFILGFAPVAERTETAVKDEDGQVAA; this is encoded by the coding sequence ATGAGCAAGAGCGCTGCAAACTCCCGCTTCGGCAAAGACCGGACGGACCTTTATTCCGAAATCACCGACAAGATCGTCGCCGAGTTGGCGGCCGGACGCGCGCCCTGGGTTCAGCCCTGGGGGACGGCGGCCGGCATGGCGCCGCTAGGCATGCCCAAGAACGCCGCGACGGATCGGCGCTATACCGGAATCAATGTGCTCATTCTGTGGGGCGCGGTGATCGAGCACGGATTTACCGGCCAAAGCTGGTTGACCTTTCGCCAGGCGCTGAGCCTTGGCGGCCATGTGCGCAAGGGTGAACGCGGCACGACCGTCGTTTACGCCGACCGCTTCACGCCCGAGGACGAACGTCGTAAGGCCTCCGAGACCGGCGATGAAGCCAGGTCGATCGCCTTCCTCAAGCGGTTCACGGTGTTCAATGTCGCCCAATGCGAGGGGCTGCCCGAAGAGCTGACGGCGGCGGCGCCGCCCGTCGAAACCGACCTTGTTTTGCCGCAGGTCGAGGCGTTAATCCGGGCGACGGGCCTGGATTTCCGGATCGGCGGGGACAGGGCGTTCTACCAACCACGGCTCGATTACGTGCAGGTTCCGCCTCCCCAAGCCTATTTCGAGCCGATCAATTGGCACCGCACGGCGCTGCATGAAGTTTCTCACGCGAGCGGCCATCTCTCCCGGCTCAATCGCGATTTGAGCGGGTCCTTCGGCTCGAAGAAATACGCGTTCGAGGAGCTGATCGCCGAAATCTCCGCAGCCTTTCTTTGCGCCTCGCTCGGCATCGTGCCGACGGTCCGCCACGCCGATTACATCGGCTCCTGGCTCGAGGTTTTGCACGACGACAATAAGGCGATCGTGCGCGCGGCGAGTGCGGCGTCGAAGGCGGCGGATTTCATTCTCGGCTTTGCGCCTGTGGCCGAACGAACCGAAACCGCTGTTAAGGACGAGGATGGGCAGGTCGCGGCTTGA
- a CDS encoding type IV toxin-antitoxin system AbiEi family antitoxin domain-containing protein — MTAQTHRERALEVARRQGIARGRDFDAAGVPRVYLQRLRDEGVLEQVGRGLYKLAGTESSSGASLAEATRIQPKGIIGLLSALQFHNLTTQTPHAIWMLLGPKDWAPTNPSVSLKIIRASGEALTAGVENHQIDGVAVPITSPAKTVADCFKHRNTIGLDVAIEALRDLLKTSTGRTGLNELWRYAAIDRIQTVMRPYIEAMTS, encoded by the coding sequence ATGACCGCCCAAACTCATAGAGAACGAGCCCTGGAAGTCGCGCGCCGACAAGGAATCGCGCGAGGACGAGACTTTGACGCCGCTGGCGTGCCGCGCGTCTATCTGCAAAGGCTGCGCGATGAAGGCGTTCTCGAGCAGGTCGGCCGCGGCCTCTATAAGCTGGCGGGGACGGAATCCTCAAGCGGCGCCAGTCTGGCGGAAGCCACGCGCATCCAGCCGAAAGGGATCATCGGCCTGCTCTCGGCGCTGCAATTCCATAACCTCACGACCCAGACGCCCCACGCGATCTGGATGCTGCTCGGGCCGAAGGACTGGGCGCCGACGAATCCATCGGTATCGCTGAAGATCATTCGCGCCAGCGGCGAGGCGCTGACCGCCGGCGTGGAAAATCATCAGATCGATGGCGTGGCCGTGCCAATCACCTCACCGGCGAAGACTGTCGCCGACTGTTTCAAGCACCGCAACACGATCGGCCTCGACGTCGCGATCGAGGCGCTGCGAGATCTTCTCAAGACGTCGACAGGACGGACTGGGCTGAATGAGCTTTGGCGATACGCCGCCATTGATCGCATCCAGACCGTGATGCGTCCCTATATCGAGGCCATGACTTCATGA
- a CDS encoding ParB/RepB/Spo0J family partition protein encodes MANAVQKIVLSASRDIPFNKLVLSQSNVRRVKAGISVEELAEDIARRTLLQSLSVRPVLDAEGQQTGMFEIPAGGRRFRALELLVKQKRLAKNAPVPCVVREGGLAEEDSLAENVQRVALHPLDQFRAFQALREKGLGDDDIAARFFVTPTVVKQRLRLAAVSNTLLDVYAEDGMTLEQLMAFTVTNDHARQEQVWEAISRTYNKEAYYIRRVLTEGAVKALDRRAQFVGVDAYEAAGGVVLRDLFQTDDDGGWLQDPALLDRLVIEKLQAEAEALRPEGWKWIAIAADFPYGHTAGLRRLTGEATDFTEEEEASLEALRAEYEALETQYADSDELPEEADLRLAEIEAAIVALEQRPLSYDPSEIARAGVFVSLDDKGALQIVRGFVRLEDEAPVAPVTSVEGGEPETLAPTGSANAAPQTIIAIGGAPTGSEPEASEEEDVLRPLSDRLVTELTAHRTLALRNSLANDPEVALRTVLHALCLSAFYRFASNSCLEITAKHTAFSAQAPGLAESASARAIEARHQQWVNFLPKTPADLWDALAGLDGVSQASLLAHCASLTVNVVKEPWNRRPDAMAHGDTLARAVHLDLAAAGWKPTVDNYLGRVPKARILDAVREAKGEQSAQLIDHLKKGDMASEAERLLDGAGWLPEPLRLAEIETAAEAQSDVAETLALPDFLAGEEDEAAAEEPEQAQPQSIAAE; translated from the coding sequence ATGGCTAATGCGGTTCAAAAGATCGTTCTCAGCGCCTCGCGCGACATCCCCTTCAACAAGCTGGTGTTGAGCCAATCCAATGTCCGGCGCGTGAAGGCCGGTATTTCGGTCGAGGAACTCGCCGAGGATATCGCGCGGCGCACCTTGTTGCAGAGCCTCAGCGTCCGGCCGGTCCTCGACGCCGAGGGTCAGCAAACCGGCATGTTCGAGATTCCCGCCGGGGGTCGTCGTTTTCGCGCGCTCGAACTGCTGGTCAAGCAGAAGCGCCTGGCCAAGAATGCGCCGGTCCCTTGCGTCGTGCGCGAAGGCGGCCTCGCCGAGGAGGATTCCCTGGCCGAAAATGTGCAGCGCGTCGCCTTGCATCCGCTCGATCAGTTCCGGGCGTTTCAGGCCCTGCGCGAAAAGGGGCTTGGGGATGACGACATCGCCGCGCGTTTCTTCGTCACCCCGACCGTGGTCAAGCAGCGCCTGCGCCTCGCCGCCGTCTCCAACACGTTGCTCGACGTCTATGCCGAGGACGGCATGACGCTGGAGCAGTTGATGGCGTTCACCGTCACCAACGACCATGCGCGCCAGGAGCAGGTGTGGGAGGCGATTTCGCGGACCTATAACAAGGAGGCCTATTACATCCGCCGCGTGCTCACCGAGGGCGCGGTCAAGGCTTTGGATCGTCGCGCGCAATTTGTTGGCGTTGACGCTTATGAGGCCGCTGGCGGCGTCGTCCTGCGCGATCTGTTCCAGACCGACGATGACGGCGGCTGGCTGCAGGACCCGGCTTTGCTCGACAGGCTGGTGATCGAAAAGCTCCAGGCTGAAGCCGAAGCACTCCGTCCCGAGGGCTGGAAATGGATCGCCATCGCTGCGGACTTCCCCTATGGCCACACTGCCGGTTTGCGCCGCCTGACCGGCGAGGCGACCGATTTTACCGAGGAAGAGGAAGCCAGCCTCGAAGCATTGCGGGCCGAATACGAGGCGCTCGAGACGCAATATGCTGACTCCGACGAATTGCCGGAGGAGGCGGATCTGCGCCTGGCCGAAATCGAGGCGGCAATTGTGGCTTTGGAGCAGCGTCCCCTCAGTTATGATCCCTCCGAAATCGCCCGGGCCGGCGTTTTTGTCAGCCTGGACGACAAGGGCGCTCTGCAAATCGTGCGCGGCTTCGTCCGATTGGAGGACGAAGCGCCGGTTGCGCCGGTGACTTCGGTAGAAGGTGGTGAGCCAGAAACCTTGGCGCCGACAGGGTCGGCGAACGCCGCTCCGCAGACCATCATCGCAATCGGCGGCGCCCCGACGGGTTCCGAACCCGAGGCGTCCGAGGAGGAGGACGTTCTACGTCCATTGTCGGATCGGCTTGTCACCGAGCTGACGGCGCATCGCACGCTGGCTTTGCGCAATAGCCTAGCCAATGATCCCGAAGTCGCGCTGCGGACGGTGCTTCACGCGCTTTGCCTCAGCGCCTTCTATCGCTTCGCCTCGAACAGCTGCCTGGAGATCACGGCGAAACACACCGCCTTTTCCGCTCAGGCGCCGGGTCTGGCGGAAAGCGCTTCGGCGCGCGCGATCGAGGCGCGGCATCAGCAATGGGTCAATTTCCTGCCGAAGACGCCCGCCGATCTCTGGGACGCATTGGCCGGACTGGACGGGGTCAGTCAGGCGAGCCTTCTCGCCCATTGCGCTTCGCTGACCGTCAATGTCGTCAAGGAGCCGTGGAACCGGCGTCCCGACGCCATGGCCCATGGCGATACGCTCGCTCGCGCCGTCCATCTCGACTTGGCGGCGGCGGGCTGGAAGCCGACCGTCGATAATTATCTCGGCCGTGTGCCGAAAGCCCGCATTCTCGACGCGGTGCGCGAGGCCAAGGGCGAACAATCGGCCCAGCTGATCGACCATCTGAAAAAGGGCGATATGGCGAGCGAAGCCGAGCGCCTGCTCGATGGCGCGGGCTGGCTGCCGGAGCCGCTGCGTCTCGCCGAAATCGAGACCGCAGCCGAAGCGCAGTCTGATGTAGCCGAGACCCTGGCCCTGCCGGACTTTCTCGCTGGCGAGGAGGACGAGGCTGCGGCCGAAGAGCCCGAACAAGCGCAGCCGCAATCTATCGCGGCCGAATGA
- a CDS encoding DUF6927 domain-containing protein produces MGWLYMQSLDGHSGPKQYLDAQFTYTRPEVTSKVLRSALAGMRVYYAAVELIRSDTGKRDVFAVVCLVRYNPRDKEGYIFGYKDMDESSGPCECDCPASILDLLTPIDAKYALDWRARCRENLATRRARAAKPGPRAGQVIVFDEVLRFANGRSFERLEVVANPRGRGAVLFRAPDSGGLYRISNIKSRSYQLFDPPRG; encoded by the coding sequence ATGGGCTGGCTTTACATGCAATCGCTCGACGGCCATTCCGGACCGAAGCAATATCTCGACGCGCAATTCACTTACACACGTCCCGAAGTGACGTCGAAAGTGTTGCGCTCGGCGCTTGCTGGCATGCGCGTTTATTACGCCGCCGTGGAACTTATCCGCTCGGACACGGGCAAGCGCGACGTCTTCGCCGTGGTGTGCCTCGTTCGTTACAACCCGCGCGACAAGGAAGGCTACATCTTCGGATACAAGGACATGGATGAATCTTCGGGCCCCTGCGAATGCGATTGCCCGGCGTCGATCCTCGATCTGCTGACGCCAATTGACGCGAAATACGCCCTGGACTGGCGGGCGCGCTGCCGCGAGAATCTCGCCACTCGTCGCGCGCGGGCGGCCAAACCGGGACCGCGCGCCGGACAGGTGATCGTCTTCGACGAGGTCTTGCGCTTTGCCAACGGCCGGAGTTTTGAACGACTGGAGGTCGTCGCTAATCCGCGCGGTCGGGGCGCCGTATTGTTTCGCGCGCCGGACAGCGGCGGCCTCTATCGGATTTCCAACATTAAGAGCCGGTCCTATCAGCTGTTCGATCCACCGCGCGGCTGA